A stretch of Tripterygium wilfordii isolate XIE 37 chromosome 11, ASM1340144v1, whole genome shotgun sequence DNA encodes these proteins:
- the LOC120009580 gene encoding O-fucosyltransferase 16, whose product MALPRRRQCYYHRLRSLIPVISAILLMLLIFFGLLSFLAPSPVDRLRQNQRHGGGYQSSFDIVNEDVIGAPLFLVPTGGGKLNRSMWSSRNSKFFYGCSNASRKFANADAITHPNRYLLIATSGGLNQQRTGITDAVVAARILNATLVIPKLDQKSFWKDTSNFPEIFDVDWFISFLSKDVKVVKNLPRKGGKIWTPHSMRVPRKCNERCYYNRVLPVLLKRHAIQLNKFDYRLSNKLDTDFQKLRCRVNYHALKFTDPILEMGEKLVNRMRRKSKHYIALHLRFEPDMLAFSGCYYGGGEKERKELAAIRKRWKTLHTSNPDKERRHGKCPLTPKEVGLMLRALGYGSEVHLYVASGEVYGGEETLAPLKVLFPNFYTKETLASKEELQPFSLFSSRMAALDFIVCDESDVFVTNNNGNMARILAGRRRYFGHKPTIRPNAKKLYRSFLNQENMTWEAFASKVRRDQRGFIGEPKEVRPGRGEFHENPSTCICEDPDAMAQRNSGPRKFVKESEASRKDYVMSQAQNVDDEPESPDTDEDDQGGLQDLAPLNFTNFDYDTDTSEEPELEELLSD is encoded by the exons ATGGCGTTGCCGAGGCGGCGACAGTGCTACTACCACCGCCTCCGTTCTCTGATCCCGGTGATCTCCGCTATCTTACTCatgcttttgattttcttcggACTCCTTTCCTTCCTCGCTCCCTCTCCCGTCGATCGTCTCCGTCAGAACCAACGCCACGGCGGCGGTTATCAATCCTCC TTCGACATTGTGAACGAGGACGTGATTGGAGCTCCGCTGTTTCTTGTTCCG ACCGGTGGGGGAAAATTGAATCGCAGTATGTGGAGttcgagaaattcaaaattcttcTATGGATGCAGTAATGCGAGCCGCAAGTTTGCAA ATGCTGATGCTATTACACATCCAAACCGATATTTGCTGATTGCAACTAGTGGAGGCTTAAATCAACAAAGAACTGGG ATAACGGATGCTGTTGTTGCTGCCCGAATTTTGAATGCTACTCTGGTTATACCAAAGCTGGACCAGAAATCTTTCTGGAAAGACACAAG TAATTTTCCGGAGATTTTTGATGTTGATTGGTTTATATCATTTCTGTCAAAAGATGTTAAAGTTGTAAAGAATCTCCCTAGAAAGGGAGGGAAAATTTGGACTCCACATTCAATGCGTGTTCCAAGGAAGTGTAACGAGAGATGTTATTACAATCGTGTGTTACCTGTTCTTTTGAAAAGGCAT GCTATCCAGCTCAATAAGTTTGATTACAGGCTTTCGAACAAATTAGATACAGATTTTCAGAAGTTGAGATGTAGAGTCAACTATCATGCTCTGAAGTTTACGGATCCTATCCTTGAAATGGGGGAAAAGTTGGTTAACCGGATGAGAAGGAAAAGCAAGCATTATATTGCCTTGCACCTGAG GTTTGAGCCTGATATGTTAGCATTCTCAGGGTGCTATTATGGTGGAggtgaaaaggaaaggaaagaactTGCTGCAATACGAAAGAGGTGGAAGACTTTACAT ACGAGCAATCCTGATAAGGAAAGAAGGCATGGAAAATGTCCACTCACTCCTAAAGAAGTTGGTCTGATGCTTAGAGCACTGGGATATGGTAGTGAGGTCCATTTGTATGTGGCATCTGGAGAGGTATATGGAGGGGAAGAGACGCTGGCACCCCTAAAAGTACTGTTCCCAAATTTCTATACAAAGGAAACTCTAGCCAGCAAGGAGGAGTTGCAaccattttctttgttttcttctcgaATGGCTGCACTAGACTTCATTGTATGTGATGAAAGTGACGTATTTGTTACGAATAACAATGGTAACATGGCTAGAATATTAGCGGGACGAAG GAGGTATTTTGGCCACAAACCTACAATTCGTCCAAATGCTAAAAAACTTTATAGATCGTTTCTGAACCAAGAAAACATGACATGGGAAGCATTTGCTTCTAAAGTTCGTAGGGATCAGAGGGGCTTCATCGGAGAGCCTAAAGAGGTGAGACCTGGCAGGGGTGAATTTCATGAGAACCCATCCACATGCATATGTGAAGATCCTGATGCCATGGCACAAAGAAATTCAGGACCTAGGAAGTTTGTTAAAGAATCTGAAGCCTCGAGAAAAGATTATGTAATGAGTCAGGCTCAGAATGTGGATGACGAGCCAGAATCGCCCGATACAGATGAAGATGATCAGGGTGGCCTTCAAGATCTAGCTCCATTAAATTTTACAAATTTTGATTATGACACAGATACCTCTGAAGAACCTGAGTTGGAAGAGTTGCTTTCAGACTAA
- the LOC120009619 gene encoding uncharacterized protein LOC120009619, with translation MNSLSLRSSFFVPKFASFPSCICSSSFAIPVTGRSASSISYPIKWKIEGRFALRVQAYDSSKEDSSDGNNNGDSKPSNGTLPRSRRDILLEYVNNVQPEFMELFVKRAPPQVVEAMRQTVTNMIGTLPPQFFTVTVTTVAENLALLMYSVMMTGYMFRNAQYRFELQESLEQVALPEMQDKKDELDYAPATQKNVTGEVIRWNNVSGPERMDAKKYIEILEAEIEELNHQVGRTSSNGQNELLDYLKTLEPHNLKDLTNSAGEDVVLAMNTFIKRLLAVSDPGQMKTSVTETSVQELGKLMYWLMMVGYSVRNIEVRFDMERVLDTTPKLAELPPGENI, from the exons ATGAATTCCCTTTCACTGAGATCCTCCTTCTTTGTGCCCAAATTTGCATCATTTCCTTCCTGTATTTGTTCTTCTTCATTTGCAATTCCTGTAACCGGTCGGTCTGCTTCTTCGATAAGCTACCCGATAAAGTGGAAGATTGAAGGAAGATTTGCATTGAGAGTTCAAGCGTACGATTCTTCCAAGGAAGACTCTTCTGACGGCAACAACAATGGTGATTCCAAGCCCTCTAATGGCACTCTG CCTAGGAGCAGGAGAGACATTCTGTTAGAATACGTGAACAATGTCCAGCCAGAATTTATGGAGTTGTTTGTAAAGAGAGCACCTCCACAG GTAGTTGAAGCAATGCGCCAAACAGTGACCAATATGATTGGAACACTACCCCCGCAGTTTTTTACTGTAACGGTCACCACT GTTGCAGAGAATCTTGCGCTGCTCATGTATAGTGTCATGATGACTGGATATATGTTCAGGAATGCCCAGTATCGCTTCGAGTTGCAAGAAAGTCTGGAACAGGTTGCTCTACCTGAAATGCAAGATAAAAAG GATGAGCTTGATTATGCACCTGCTACGCAGAAGAATGTAACTGGCGAAGTTATCAGGTGGAATAATGTTTCTGGTCCTGAGAGAATGGATGCTAAAAAGTACATTGAAATACTTGAAGCAGAAATCGAAGAATTGAATCATCAAGTTGGTAGAACATCTTCAAATGGACAAAATGAGCTATTGGACTATCTTAAGACTCTTGAGCCCCATAATTTAAAG GATCTGACAAATAGTGCTGGAGAGGATGTTGTGCTTGCGATGAACACATTCATTAAGCGTCTTTTAGCTGTTTCAGATCCCGGACAAATGAAG ACTAGTGTGACGGAAACGAGTGTTCAAGAACTTGGCAAGCTGATGTATTGGCTGATGATGGTTGGATACAGCGTTCGCAACATTGAAGTTCGTTTTGACATGGAAAGGGTGCTTGACACTACACCGAAGCTTGCCGAGTTACCCCCAGGAGAAAACATCTGA
- the LOC120008847 gene encoding stemmadenine O-acetyltransferase-like yields MPSSICKIALPVSFQHVLRKANSVVDSLDKKGVDMPIMLISRYESSPAFFFGPPVFAPVVVFYSANQEFRTVVDCANGVASNAISKRSQGLKQSLSEALSRYYILAGKVNDDLSIDCNDEGVPYIEARVNCRLDDYLSQLDVSTLLKFLPEEVPKLVISGCELVLVQETVFDCGGLALGLLLAHTIFDAATISAFLRTWSAFARRSIEEAFTPNFIASSIFPSNNSFPKDANSSAWAAVLLKPGKCATRRFIFGGSAIANLKKQATSLAVQNPSRVEVVSALIVKGSMAALKEVSGTQKSILRTCPKGNEDLADLVCQMREAISTIDDDLLNSLKGEGGLSKLLEIVQELRELGSESLSNGAEHIGINSWCNFGFYNVDFGWGKPLWFPFPALSVKNYIFLMDTRQGDGVEAWVSLDEEVMAVLEQDKELLSLASMDPNPAVLAKP; encoded by the exons ATGCCATCTTCAATCTGCAAAATCGCGTTACCTGTCTCCTTTCAACATGTTTTGAGAAAGGCAAACAGCGTGGTTGATTCCTTGGATAAAAAGGGTGTTGACATGCCTATAATGCTTATTTCCCG CTATGAGAGCTCCCCAGCTTTTTTT TTTGGCCCTCCCGTATTTGCTCCTGTAGTCGTCTTCTATTCTGCCAACCAAGAATTCCGCACTGTTGTCGACTGTGCCAATGGTGTAGCTTCAAATGCCATATCCAAGAGATCGCaagggttgaaacaatctctgTCAGAGGCATTATCTCGTTATTATATCCTCGCCGGTAAGGTTAACGATGATCTTTCTATTGATTGTAACGATGAGGGTGTTCCTTACATTGAGGCTAGAGTTAATTGTCGTTTGGATGATTATCTTAGCCAACTTGATGTATCAACGCTCCTCAAATTTCTTCCTGAAGAGGTACCAAAGcttgtaatttctggatgtgAGCTGGTTTTGGTACAGGAAACTGTGTTTGATTGTGGTGGTCTTGCGTTGGGTTTACTTCTTGCACACACCATTTTTGATGCAGCTACCATTAGTGCATTTCTTAGAACTTGGTCTGCATTTGCTCGAAGGTCCATTGAAGAAGCTTTTACCCCTAATTTCATTGCCTCATCGATCTTTCCTTCAAATAATTCATTCCCAAAAGATGCAAACAGTTCTGCTTGGGCTGCTGTGCTCCTTAAACCGGGCAAATGTGCTACTAGAAGATTTATATTTGGTGGGTCGGCCATAGCCAATCTGAAAAAGCAAGCAACAAGCTTGGCCGTGCAGAACCCTTCACGCGTAGAGGTCGTGTCTGCTCTCATCGTTAAAGGTTCCATGGCTGCATTGAAGGAGGTATCAGGAACCCAGAAGTCAATTTTGAGGACTTGTCCA AAAGGAAATGAAGATCTGGCTGATTTGGTGTGCCAGATGAGGGAAGCCATATCGACAATCGATGATGATCTTCTGAACAGCCTTAAAGGAGAAGGAGGGTTGTCGAAACTTCTTGAAATTGTACAAGAGCTTCGTGAATTAGGATCCGAATCTCTTTCCAATGGAGCAGAACATATTGGGATCAATAGCTGGTGTAACTTTGGGTTCTACAATGTTGATTTTGGGTGGGGAAAGCCCTTGTGGTTTCCATTTCCTGCTTTATCAGTCAAGAATTATATATTTCTGATGGATACGAGACAAGGCGATGGAGTTGAAGCGTGGGTGTCGCTGGATGAAGAAGTCATGGCGGTCCTTGAACAAGACAAGGAGCTCCTCTCTCTAGCCTCCATGGATCCTAATCCTGCAGTGCTAGCCAAACCTTGA
- the LOC120009620 gene encoding stemmadenine O-acetyltransferase-like, with protein sequence MEVERISKALIKPSSPTPNHLKNHKISFLDQFGPPGFAPVVVFYSANQEFSTIVDCANGVASNAISKRSQALKQSLSEALARYYILAGKVNDDLSIDCNDEGVPYIEARANCRLDDYLSQIDVSTLLKFLPEGVPKLVIPGCELVLVQETVFDCGGIALGFLLSHTIFDAATISTFLRTWSALARRSIEEAFTPNFIASSIFPSNNSFPEDANGFALVGMLFKTGKFATRRFIFDGSAIANLKKQATSSAVQNPSRVEVVSSLIIKRCMDALKDISGTQKSILRTYPVNLRRKATPPLPETCVGNLLLLATSLSKGEEELDDLVCQMREATSTIDDDLLNSLQGDGGLSKFLDLIQELRELFSESISSGAEHIGINSWCNFGFYNVDFGWGKPLWFPVSGLSVKNYIFLMDTRHGNGVEAWVSLDEEVMAVLEQDKELLSLASMDPNPAVIAKP encoded by the coding sequence ATGGAGGTGGAGAGAATATCCAAAGCTCTTATCAAACCCTCTTCTCCAACACCCAATCACCTCAAAAACCATAAAATCTCATTCCTGGATCAGTTTGGCCCTCCCGGATTTGCTCCTGTAGTCGTCTTCTATTCTGCCAACCAAGAATTCAGTACTATTGTCGACTGTGCCAATGGTGTAGCTTCAAATGCCATATCCAAGAGATCGCAAGCGTTGAAACAATCTCTGTCAGAGGCATTAGCTCGTTATTATATCCTCGCTGGTAAAGTTAATGATGATCTTTCTATTGATTGTAACGATGAGGGTGTTCCTTACATTGAGGCCAGAGCGAATTGTCGTCTAGATGATTATCTCAGCCAAATTGATGTATCAACGCTCCTCAAATTTCTTCCTGAAGGGGTTCCAAAGCTTGTAATTCCAGGGTGTGAGCTTGTTTTGGTACAGGAAACTGTGTTTGATTGTGGTGGTATTGCGTTGGGATTTCTTCTTTCGCACACCATTTTTGATGCAGCTACCATTAGTACATTTCTTAGAACTTGGTCTGCATTGGCTCGAAGGTCGATTGAAGAAGCTTTTACCCCTAATTTCATTGCATCCTCTATCTTTCCTTCAAATAATTCATTCCCAGAAGATGCAAACGGTTTTGCTTTGGTAGGTATGCTCTTTAAAACGGGCAAGTTTGCTACTAGAAGATTTATATTTGATGGGTCGGCCATAGCCAATCTTAAAAAGCAAGCAACAAGCTCGGCTGTGCAGAACCCTTCACGTGTAGAGGTCGTGTCTTCTCTCATCATTAAACGATGCATGGATGCATTGAAGGACATATCAGGAACCCAGAAATCAATTTTGAGGACTTATCCAGTGAACTTGCGGCGAAAGGCTACACCACCATTACCAGAAACCTGTGTGGGTAATTTACTTCTGTTGGCGACCTCATTGTCGAAAGGAGAAGAAGAGCTGGATGATTTGGTATGCCAGATGAGGGAAGCCACATCGACAATCGATGATGATCTTCTGAACAGCCTTCAAGGAGATGGAGGATTGTCGAAATTTCTTGATTTGATACAAGAGCTTCGTGAATTATTTTCCGAATCTATCTCCAGTGGAGCAGAACATATTGGGATCAACAGCTGGTGCAACTTTGGTTTCTACAATGTTGATTTTGGGTGGGGAAAGCCCTTGTGGTTTCCAGTTTCTGGTTTATCAGTCAAGAATTATATATTTCTGATGGATACAAGACACGGAAATGGAGTTGAAGCGTGGGTGTCGCTGGATGAAGAAGTCATGGCAGTCCTTGAACAAGACAAGGAGCTCCTCTCTCTAGCCTCCATGGATCCTAATCCTGCTGTAATAGCCAAACCTTGA
- the LOC120009621 gene encoding stemmadenine O-acetyltransferase-like, with product MTMEIEIISKESIKPASPTPHHLKTHKISLVDQFGPSGYAPILLFYSANHHTFQANSISKRSLILKQSLSETLARYYPAAGKVRDSLSIDCDDEGALYIETRINCSLKYYLGQLDVLSLDKLAPDESFKLATPGTRVVIVKENVFACGGIALGFIMWHSICDAATLSSFLKTWSALARRSSDQAVFPNFIASSLFPPNESFPQDANSSSLASILFTVGNSAARRFLFDGSVMVNLKAKATSAGMQNPTRAEVVSALIFKSFMAAAMKVKHQVHRPTLMNFPVNLRRRMTPPLPENCLGNLLFFATVLSEGEEELDSLVRKIREARSKINGDLLKSFQGEGGLTKFLEIITELRESLSASGTEHIGLNSWCNFGFYDVDYGWGKPLWIPFMGSMFKNYIFLMDTRHGNGIEAWVSLDKEVMAVVEQDQELLSFASIDPTPLDLGKPISLVSNL from the coding sequence ATGACAATGGAGATTGAGATAATTTCCAAAGAGTCCATTAAGCCTGCTTCTCCAACCCCACATCACCTGAAAACCCACAAGATCTCTCTCGTTGATCAATTCGGCCCATCCGGGTATGCCCCCATACTCCTCTTTTATTCTGCAAACCACCACACCTTCCAAGCCAATTCCATCTCCAAGAGATCGCTAATCTTAAAGCAATCTCTGTCTGAAACATTAGCTCGTTATTATCCCGCCGCAGGAAAAGTTAGGGATAGTCTTTCCATTGATTGTGACGACGAAGGAGCTCTTTACATTGAGACGAGAATTAATTGTTCTTTAAAATACTATCTTGGCCAACTTGATGTATTATCGCTCGACAAATTAGCTCCAGATGAGTCTTTTAAATTGGCGACTCCAGGGACTCGTGTTGTTATTGTGAAGGAGAATGTGTTCGCTTGTGGCGGCATTGCCTTAGGCTTTATCATGTGGCACAGTATTTGCGATGCAGCCACTTTAAGTTCATTTCTTAAAACTTGGAGTGCTCTTGCTCGGCGCTCGAGCGACCAAGCTGTTTTTCCTAACTTCATTGCTTCATCTCTGTTTCCCCCAAATGAATCATTTCCACAAGACGCAAATAGTTCTTCTTTGGCGTCTATTTTGTTTACAGTAGGCAATTCTGCTGCAAGAAGGTTTCTCTTCGATGGATCGGTCATGGTGAATCTTAAGGCCAAAGCAACGAGCGCAGGCATGCAAAACCCAACGCGGGCAGAGGTGGTTTCCGCGCTCATCTTTAAATCCTTCATGGCTGCTGCCATGAAGGTAAAACATCAAGTCCATAGGCCAACTTTGATGAATTTCCCAGTGAACTTGCGAAGAAGGATGACGCCTCCATTACCTGAAAATTGTCTGGGAAATTTACTGTTTTTCGCGACTGTATTATCAGAAGGGGAGGAAGAGTTGGATAGTTTGGTGCGGAAGATAAGGGAAGCGAGATCAAAAATCAATGGGGATCTCTTAAAGAGCTTTCAAGGTGAAGGAGGGTTGACGAAGTTTCTCGAGATTATAACAGAGCTTCGCGAATCATTGTCTGCCTCTGGAACAGAGCATATTGGGCTTAATAGCTGGTGTAACTTTGGCTTCTACGATGTTGATTATGGATGGGGGAAGCCTTTGTGGATTCCATTCATGGGTTCCATGTTCAAGAATTATATATTTCTGATGGATACAAGACATGGAAATGGAATTGAAGCTtgggtttcattggataaagaagtaATGGCAGTGGTTGAGCAAGATCAAGAGCTTCTCTCTTTTGCATCCATCGACCCAACTCCATTAGATCTAGGAAAACCCATTTCCCTGGTATCAAACCTTTGA
- the LOC120009622 gene encoding DNAJ protein JJJ1 homolog, whose product MALEEDRCPYHVLGIPIDSTAEEIRSAYKKLALQLHPDKSVNSGVESEEATAQFQKLIRAYEILSNDNSRAVYNSGGGYGDPFTGQTVEYGANEPGFEVPDFFSFPLDSVFTGYGHTGRGFYRVYAGVFNKIYQTELDFVEKFGPDCDPALEVLEPPDIGNLGTRYEQVMEFYDYWFRFCTVIEFGRTKKKEKQRYNESVRRLARMVKYKDKRVIDEIERKVSERERRKEETRQLREKLEMEKKEKERKKKEEEIKQLVEKMEISEKESEMGTKKKQELRKFRERMVEKKMERLKKMEEAKKSSRIEENEEEMGGDDDEGSGKLLCIVCERSFKSKKQWNYHKKSKEHRIRVTGTLGILSFGEDDDAELEDGVGELGQQFVKKMTSDKWRSMSLKLDTLL is encoded by the exons ATGGCGTTAGAGGAAGACAGATGCCCCTACCACGTCCTCGGCATTCCGATCGACAGTACGGCGGAGGAAATCCGCTCAGCCTACAAGAAACTTGCCTTGCAGCTCCACCCGGACAAATCGGTGAATTCCGGGGTGGAGTCGGAGGAAGCCACTGCCCAATTTCAAAAACTGATACGAGCTTACGAGATCCTCTCCAACGACAACTCCCGCGCGGTCTACAACTCGGGAGGCGGTTACGGAGATCCTTTCACTGGACAGACCGTCGAATACGGCGCCAATGAGCCCGGATTCGAAGTCCCCGACTTCTTTTCCTTTCCATTAGACTCCGTCTTTACCGGTTACGGCCACACCGGGAGGGGCTTCTACAGGGTTTACGCAGGTGTGTTTAACAAAATTTACCAGACAGAGCTGGATTTTGTGGAGAAGTTCGGGCCTGATTGTGACCCGGCGTTGGAGGTGCTGGAGCCTCCGGATATAGGGAATCTCGGTACTCGGTATGAGCAAGTTATGGAGTTCTACGACTACTGGTTCCGATTCTGTACGGTCATTGAATTTGGGCGAACCAAAAAGAAGGAGAAACAGAGGTACAATGAGAGTGTGAGGAGATTGGCGCGAATGGTGAAGTACAAGGACAAAAGAGTAATTGACGAGATTGAGAGAAAAGTGAGCGAGAGGGAGAGGAGGAAAGAGGAGACAAGGCAATTGAGGGAGAAATTGGAGatggagaagaaggagaaggagaggaagaaaaaggaggaggagataAAGCAATTGGTGGAGAAGATGGAGATAAGTGAAAAAGAGAGCGAGATGGGTACAAAGAAGAAGCAGGAGTTGAGGAAATTTAGGGAGAGAATGGTAGAGAAAAAGATGGAGAGACTAAAGAAAATGGAGGAGGCAAAAAAGAGTAGTAGAATTGAAGAGAATGAAGAAGAGAtgggtggtgatgatgatgaggggAGTGGTAAGTTGTTGTGTATAGTGTGTGAGAGGAGTTTCAAGAGTAAGAAGCAATGGAACTATCATAAGAAGTCCAAGGAGCATAGGATTAGGGTTACAGGAACATTGGGAATATTGTCTTTTGGGGAAGATGATGATGCTGAATTAGAAGATGGTGTGGGAGAACTAGGCCAACAATTTGTTAAGAAAATGACAAGTGACAAATGGAGGAGCATGTCAT TGAAATTGGATACTCTACTCTGA